A window of Nicotiana tabacum cultivar K326 chromosome 24, ASM71507v2, whole genome shotgun sequence contains these coding sequences:
- the LOC107828731 gene encoding ras-related protein RABC2a-like isoform X2, with amino-acid sequence MGSSTAAQSNSSNSSYDLSFKILLIGDSGVGKSSLLLSFISNAIDDITPTIGVDFKIKTLTVGGKRLKLTVWDTVYNVTRRDTFTNLSDVWAKEVELYCTNEDCIKMLVGNKTDRESERVVSREEGVALAKELGSLFLECSAKTRANVEQCFEELTLKIMEVPSLLEEGSAPGKKNILKQKQERQTAQSSCCS; translated from the exons ATGGGATCATCAACGGCGGCGCAgagcaacagcagcaacagcagcTATGATTTGTCTTTTAAGATATTATTGATCGGTGATTCAGGAGTTGGCAAGAGCAGCTTGCTCCTTAGTTTCATTTCTAATGCTATTGACGATATTACCCCTACCATTG GTGtcgattttaaaatcaagacgcTCACTGTTGGTGGGAAAAGATTGAAGCTTACCGTTTGGGACACAG TTTACAATGTGACAAGGAGAGACACATTCACAAACCTATCTGATGTGTGGGCAAAAGAGGTGGAGCTTTACTGTACTAATGAGGATTGTATCAAGATGCTGGTTGGAAACAAAACTGACAGA GAATCTGAGAGAGTTGTGAGCAGGGAGGAAGGTGTTGCTCTAGCAAAAGAGCTTGGAAGTTTATTTCTTGAGTGCAGTGCTAAAACCCGAGCAAATGTAGAGCAATGCTTTGAAGAGCTTACCTTAAAG ATAATGGAGGTACCAAGTCTTCTGGAAGAAGGATCTGCTCCAGGGAAGAAAAATATCTTGAAACAGAAACAAGAACGCCAAACAGCACAGAGTAGTTGTTGCTCATGA
- the LOC107828731 gene encoding ras-related protein RABC2a-like isoform X1: protein MGSSTAAQSNSSNSSYDLSFKILLIGDSGVGKSSLLLSFISNAIDDITPTIGVDFKIKTLTVGGKRLKLTVWDTAGQEKFRTLTNSYFRGAQGIILVYNVTRRDTFTNLSDVWAKEVELYCTNEDCIKMLVGNKTDRESERVVSREEGVALAKELGSLFLECSAKTRANVEQCFEELTLKIMEVPSLLEEGSAPGKKNILKQKQERQTAQSSCCS from the exons ATGGGATCATCAACGGCGGCGCAgagcaacagcagcaacagcagcTATGATTTGTCTTTTAAGATATTATTGATCGGTGATTCAGGAGTTGGCAAGAGCAGCTTGCTCCTTAGTTTCATTTCTAATGCTATTGACGATATTACCCCTACCATTG GTGtcgattttaaaatcaagacgcTCACTGTTGGTGGGAAAAGATTGAAGCTTACCGTTTGGGACACAG CTGGACAGGAGAAGTTCAGGACATTGACAAACTCCTACTTCAGAGGTGCTCAGGGAATCATTCTTG TTTACAATGTGACAAGGAGAGACACATTCACAAACCTATCTGATGTGTGGGCAAAAGAGGTGGAGCTTTACTGTACTAATGAGGATTGTATCAAGATGCTGGTTGGAAACAAAACTGACAGA GAATCTGAGAGAGTTGTGAGCAGGGAGGAAGGTGTTGCTCTAGCAAAAGAGCTTGGAAGTTTATTTCTTGAGTGCAGTGCTAAAACCCGAGCAAATGTAGAGCAATGCTTTGAAGAGCTTACCTTAAAG ATAATGGAGGTACCAAGTCTTCTGGAAGAAGGATCTGCTCCAGGGAAGAAAAATATCTTGAAACAGAAACAAGAACGCCAAACAGCACAGAGTAGTTGTTGCTCATGA